One window of Panulirus ornatus isolate Po-2019 chromosome 13, ASM3632096v1, whole genome shotgun sequence genomic DNA carries:
- the LOC139752718 gene encoding uncharacterized protein, producing the protein MLPQGLQELPVEHPLSAGATFGSLVVDESSPTPYSDATQTKKHPPNHIKRPMNAFMVWSQMERREIVKFAPDTHNAEISKQLGRRWKLLTEEQRRPYRDEAERLKKLHMREYPDYKYRPRKKSKDPLKGVSERSGGKVSKVHQMNNICKEFANSIKSKDGANGQPQLDLQTPEDHVSWSLPLTPTSPPRVPTSPTTSDLPDSPESAFSFEDHVFNRTSMINLTPTPTHSYSSPSEGLHRSTTTTNTSFSYHNAVPTASPNNSRTSSCAYSVLQRQQTYQPNFYQEQKMAHTYLKHEAINNLGYLKREHEYAEQLRAQHHQQQQKSNYQHQHSCLYSPVGSNASFFASTMTAQQQHHHHHHHHHHQQQQQQHQHQQQQHQQQQQHQQHHHQHQHQPPATVVKAEAQETHPATLDDLDNIGVTELIPMTSDLKVELESLADLGYESGGSAGSSWSNEGIPSTTSNVLADFDIMNAWINS; encoded by the coding sequence ACGAAGAAACACCCGCCAAACCACATCAAGCGGCCGATGAACGCCTTCATGGTGTGGTCCCAGATGGAGCGGCGCGAGATAGTTAAGTTTGCTCCCGACACTCACAACGCCGAGATTTCCAAGCAGCTGGGGCGTCGCTGGAAACTACTGACGGAGGAACAACGACGGCCCTACCGGGACGAGGCAGAGCGACTGAAGAAGCTACATATGCGTGAGTATCCGGATTACAAGTACCGTCCACGCAAAAAGTCGAAGGACCCGCTAAAGGGGGTCTCAGAACGCAGCGGCGGGAAGGTTTCGAAGGTCCATCAGATGAACAACATCTGTAAGGAGTTCGCCAACAGTATCAAATCCAAGGACGGTGCAAACGGACAGCCGCAATTAGACCTCCAGACGCCTGAGGACCACGTCAGTTGGTCGCTGCCACTGACCCCTACATCCCCGCCTCGCGTCCCCACCAGCCCAACAACCTCGGATCTTCCAGATTCTCCGGAGAGCGCCTTCAGCTTCGAAGACCACGTGTTCAACAGAACATCCATGATAAACCTAACACCTACGCCCACCCATAGCTACAGCTCACCGAGCGAGGGTCTTCACcgctccaccaccacgactaaTACGTCATTTTCTTACCACAACGCTGTTCCTACCGCTTCTCCTAACAACTCCAGAACAAGTAGTTGTGCTTATAGTGTTCTTCAAAGACAGCAAACGTACCAGCCAAACTTCTACCAAGAGCAGAAGATGGCGCACACTTACCTGAAGCACGAAGCGATTAACAACCTTGGGTACCTGAAGCGGGAACATGAGTACGCGGAGCAGTTACGagcacagcatcaccaacagcagcaaaAGTCAAACTACCAGCACCAGCATTCATGTCTCTACTCACCGGTGGGCAGCAACGCTTCATTCTTCGCTTCCACTATGACGGCGCaacagcagcatcatcaccaccaccaccatcatcaccatcagcagcagcagcagcagcaccaacaccaacagcagcagcatcaacaacagcagcaacatcaacagcatcatcaccagcaccagcatcaacCGCCGGCAACTGTGGTCAAAGCTGAGGCCCAGGAAACGCATCCTGCGACCCTTGATGACCTGGATAACATCGGGGTCACCGAACTGATCCCAATGACTTCTGATCTGAAGGTGGAGCTGGAGTCTCTAGCTGACCTAGGGTACGAGTCCGGTGGGTCGGCGGGCAGCAGCTGGAGCAACGAGGGTATCCCCTCAACCACATCCAACGTTCTCGCCGACTTCGACATTATGAACGCCTGGATCAATTCTTGA